The following coding sequences lie in one Variovorax terrae genomic window:
- a CDS encoding TetR/AcrR family transcriptional regulator, producing MPSRRAADPSPPDADSSAARTAILAAARAEFSAKGLTGARVNEIAARAGVNKQLIYYYFGSKEDLYRTALEVVYTEIRTQERSLNLGDMKPEEAMATLIGFSFDYLAHHPDFIGLLNHENAQGAPHVRSSSAIRDTNSPLIELITKTLARGIRAKVFRRGVDPVELYVSVAGMSYFFFSNRLTLSSIFGRDLEAAEAVSAYRRHVVSFAMAGLQA from the coding sequence ATGCCCTCTCGCCGCGCCGCCGACCCCAGCCCTCCAGACGCAGACAGCAGTGCTGCCCGAACCGCCATCCTCGCGGCGGCCCGCGCGGAGTTCTCCGCCAAGGGGCTGACCGGCGCGCGCGTCAACGAAATCGCGGCCCGCGCCGGGGTCAACAAGCAGTTGATCTACTACTACTTCGGCAGCAAGGAAGACCTGTACCGCACGGCGCTCGAGGTGGTCTACACCGAGATCCGGACCCAGGAGCGCAGCCTGAACCTGGGCGACATGAAGCCCGAGGAGGCCATGGCCACACTGATCGGCTTCTCGTTCGACTACCTCGCGCACCATCCGGATTTCATCGGCCTGCTCAACCACGAGAACGCCCAGGGCGCGCCGCACGTGCGCAGCTCCAGCGCCATCCGCGACACCAATTCGCCGCTGATCGAGCTGATCACCAAGACCCTGGCGCGCGGCATCCGGGCCAAGGTGTTCCGCCGTGGCGTCGATCCCGTGGAACTGTATGTCTCCGTGGCCGGCATGTCGTATTTCTTCTTCTCCAACCGGTTGACCCTGTCGTCGATCTTCGGGCGCGATCTCGAAGCCGCCGAAGCCGTCAGCGCCTACCGCCGGCATGTCGTTTCGTTCGCCATGGCCGGATTGCAGGCCTGA
- a CDS encoding NAD-dependent epimerase/dehydratase family protein, whose product MQSKQSGSPGHGSVELLDVARLPARFESVEALEDFLSRPSQALIDDLAQVDGDIMILGVAGKMGPTLARLAKNAAPHKRVIGVARFSDAAVRQRLESWGIETIAADLLDRAAIEALPRVPNIIFAAGHKFGAKDNQALTWAMNTHVPALVADTFRTSRIVGFSTGNIYPLTPVGRQGASESTPPAPLGEYAQSCIGRERMFEYFSSKHGTPGRIFRLNYAIDMRYGVLFDIASKVHRGETVDVTMGHVNVIWQGDANAQVLRSLRHCTTPPTPVNCTGPETISVRWLVREFAARLGVPAQISGQEAATALLSDTTLAGKLFGYPLVPLGAMLDWVADWVKREQPVFNKPTKFEVRDGDF is encoded by the coding sequence ATGCAAAGCAAGCAGTCCGGGAGCCCGGGGCACGGCAGCGTCGAGCTGCTGGACGTGGCCCGCCTGCCCGCCAGGTTCGAGTCGGTCGAGGCGCTGGAGGATTTTCTGTCGCGTCCCAGCCAGGCGCTGATCGACGATCTGGCGCAGGTGGACGGCGACATCATGATTCTCGGCGTGGCCGGCAAGATGGGCCCCACGCTCGCGCGCCTGGCCAAGAACGCCGCGCCGCACAAGCGCGTGATCGGCGTGGCGCGCTTCAGCGACGCCGCCGTGCGCCAGCGCCTGGAGAGCTGGGGCATCGAGACGATCGCCGCCGACCTGCTGGACCGGGCGGCCATCGAGGCCCTGCCGCGCGTGCCCAACATCATCTTCGCGGCCGGCCACAAGTTCGGCGCCAAGGACAACCAGGCGCTGACCTGGGCCATGAACACCCATGTGCCGGCCCTGGTGGCCGACACCTTCCGCACCTCGCGCATCGTCGGTTTTTCCACCGGCAACATCTATCCCCTCACGCCGGTGGGGCGCCAGGGCGCAAGCGAAAGCACGCCGCCTGCGCCGCTGGGCGAGTATGCGCAGTCGTGCATCGGCCGCGAGCGCATGTTCGAGTATTTCTCGTCCAAGCACGGCACACCGGGGCGCATCTTCCGCCTCAACTATGCGATCGACATGCGCTACGGCGTGCTGTTCGACATCGCCTCCAAGGTGCACCGGGGCGAGACCGTGGACGTGACCATGGGCCATGTGAATGTGATCTGGCAGGGCGACGCGAATGCCCAGGTGCTGCGCAGCCTGCGCCACTGCACAACACCGCCCACGCCGGTGAACTGCACCGGTCCTGAGACCATTTCGGTGCGCTGGCTGGTGCGCGAATTCGCGGCGCGCCTGGGCGTGCCGGCGCAGATCAGCGGCCAGGAGGCGGCCACCGCCCTGCTGTCGGACACCACGCTGGCGGGCAAGCTGTTCGGCTATCCGCTGGTGCCGCTCGGCGCCATGCTCGACTGGGTGGCCGACTGGGTCAAGCGCGAGCAGCCCGTGTTCAACAAGCCGACCAAGTTCGAGGTCCGGGATGGTGATTTCTGA
- a CDS encoding GNAT family N-acetyltransferase, translating to MVISEALTPVALGPDDVPGGLALSDAAGWNQTADDWRLFVSQGRVFGCRDGAGRLVATAAALPYAGGMGWVAMVLVAQEWRHQGLATALMKRCVAYLQSVSVTPVLDATPAGAPAYERLGFEAGFELARWDGLAPAAAPVSPPVREAARDDLAAIRRLDAEASGCDRHLLLADFLRRDGSRAWMTQDGAGFVIARQGLRATQLGPLVAADEASALALLQTALTNLRGRVFLDLPERWTTLVAWLAQNGFARQRPFARMALGPAPIASVHDRLFVLAGPEFG from the coding sequence ATGGTGATTTCTGAGGCGCTGACTCCGGTCGCCCTCGGCCCGGACGATGTGCCGGGCGGCCTCGCGCTGTCGGATGCGGCGGGCTGGAACCAGACGGCCGACGACTGGCGGCTGTTCGTCAGCCAGGGGCGGGTCTTCGGCTGCCGCGACGGCGCGGGCCGGCTGGTGGCCACCGCGGCGGCGCTGCCCTATGCCGGCGGCATGGGCTGGGTCGCCATGGTGCTGGTGGCGCAGGAGTGGCGCCACCAGGGTCTGGCCACCGCGCTGATGAAGCGCTGCGTGGCGTACCTGCAATCGGTGTCCGTGACCCCGGTGCTGGACGCCACGCCGGCCGGGGCCCCGGCCTATGAGCGCCTGGGCTTCGAGGCGGGTTTCGAGCTGGCGCGCTGGGACGGGCTGGCCCCGGCGGCGGCGCCCGTCTCGCCGCCGGTGCGGGAGGCGGCAAGGGACGATCTGGCTGCCATCCGGCGGCTCGATGCCGAAGCCTCCGGCTGCGACCGCCACCTGCTGCTGGCCGACTTTCTGCGGCGCGACGGCAGCCGCGCCTGGATGACGCAGGACGGGGCCGGTTTCGTCATCGCGCGCCAGGGCCTTCGCGCCACGCAGCTGGGGCCGCTGGTGGCCGCGGACGAGGCATCGGCGCTGGCGCTGCTGCAGACCGCGCTGACAAACCTGCGCGGCCGCGTGTTTCTCGATCTGCCCGAGCGCTGGACCACGCTGGTGGCCTGGCTGGCGCAGAACGGCTTTGCCCGCCAGCGGCCCTTCGCGCGCATGGCGCTCGGGCCCGCTCCCATTGCATCCGTCCACGACCGGCTGTTCGTTCTGGCGGGTCCTGAATTTGGCTGA
- a CDS encoding dihydrodipicolinate synthase family protein, with the protein MNLTSEHIQHTRALLQQGLAIPAHPLALNAQRQLDVRRQRALSRYYLDAGVGGLAVGVHTTQFAIREVGLYEEVLRLAMEEARGWVAPSRQLVMVAGVCGRTAQALAEARLARTLGYHAGLLSLAAMKGQSEDDLIAHCEAVSREIPLIGFYLQPAVGGMNLSAAFWARFAAIENVVAIKVAPFHRYRTLDVVHGVVQARAEDRVTLYTGNDDHIVLDLLTPFTVMREGQPVTVRFRGGLLGHWSVWTSGAVRLLEQCKAAAREPAVTAEMLALDSRVTDCNSAFFDVANDFHGCIAGCHEVLRRQGLLEGVWCLDPDEGLSPGQMEEIDRVYAQHGDLADDAFVAAGLSRWLA; encoded by the coding sequence ATGAACCTCACCTCCGAACACATCCAACACACACGCGCGCTGCTGCAGCAGGGCCTGGCGATCCCGGCGCACCCGCTCGCGCTCAACGCACAGCGCCAGCTCGACGTGCGCCGCCAGCGCGCGCTCAGCCGCTACTACCTCGATGCCGGCGTGGGCGGCCTGGCCGTGGGCGTGCACACCACGCAGTTCGCGATCCGCGAAGTCGGCCTCTATGAAGAGGTGCTGCGCCTGGCCATGGAGGAGGCGCGCGGCTGGGTGGCGCCGTCGCGCCAGCTGGTGATGGTGGCGGGGGTCTGCGGCCGCACGGCGCAGGCGCTCGCCGAGGCGCGGCTGGCCCGCACGCTGGGCTACCACGCGGGGCTGCTGAGCCTGGCCGCCATGAAAGGGCAGAGCGAAGACGACCTGATCGCGCATTGCGAGGCCGTGTCGCGGGAGATTCCGCTGATCGGCTTCTACCTGCAGCCGGCCGTCGGCGGCATGAACCTCAGCGCTGCATTCTGGGCCCGCTTTGCCGCCATTGAGAACGTGGTGGCGATCAAGGTGGCGCCGTTTCACCGCTACCGCACGCTCGACGTGGTGCACGGCGTGGTGCAGGCGCGCGCCGAAGACCGCGTGACGCTCTACACCGGCAATGACGACCACATCGTGCTCGACCTCCTGACGCCCTTCACCGTGATGCGCGAGGGCCAGCCGGTGACCGTGCGCTTTCGCGGCGGCCTGCTTGGCCACTGGTCGGTCTGGACCTCGGGTGCGGTGCGCCTGCTGGAGCAATGCAAGGCGGCGGCCCGCGAGCCGGCCGTCACGGCCGAGATGCTGGCGCTGGACAGCCGCGTCACCGATTGCAACAGCGCGTTCTTCGACGTCGCCAATGATTTCCATGGCTGCATCGCCGGCTGCCACGAGGTGCTGCGCCGCCAGGGCCTGCTGGAAGGCGTCTGGTGCCTCGATCCAGATGAGGGCTTGAGCCCGGGGCAGATGGAAGAGATCGACCGCGTGTACGCGCAGCACGGCGATCTGGCCGACGACGCCTTCGTGGCGGCCGGCCTGAGCCGCTGGCTGGCATGA
- a CDS encoding ABC transporter permease — MNSKIVKWIVHYLPAVGLFAGFILLWQLAVSVFGIREYLLPSPYAVLQAMVSNEIPWLSHTWITAVEILGAFVLAGVAGVVLGMAIAWSPGISRALTPFLVFVNTLPKVAIAPLFLMWLGFGILPNMLIGALIGFFPVVINTAVGLTQIDQDLVDLGRVFSAPKWKVFMKIRIPNAYPYILSALKVTATSAVVGAVVGEFVASQKGLGYVIITTQSSMNTPAAFAALVWISVLGLLLYGLVAVLSRLLAPWAEEAPR; from the coding sequence ATGAACAGCAAGATCGTCAAGTGGATCGTGCACTACCTGCCTGCCGTGGGCCTGTTCGCGGGCTTCATCCTGCTGTGGCAGCTCGCGGTCTCGGTGTTCGGCATCCGCGAGTACCTGCTGCCCAGCCCCTACGCGGTGCTGCAGGCGATGGTCAGCAACGAGATCCCCTGGCTCAGCCACACTTGGATCACGGCAGTCGAAATCCTGGGCGCCTTCGTGCTGGCCGGGGTTGCCGGCGTGGTGCTGGGCATGGCCATTGCGTGGTCGCCCGGCATCTCGCGGGCGCTGACGCCGTTCCTGGTGTTCGTGAACACCCTGCCCAAGGTGGCGATCGCGCCGCTGTTCCTGATGTGGCTGGGCTTCGGCATCCTGCCCAACATGCTGATCGGCGCGCTGATCGGCTTCTTCCCCGTGGTCATCAACACCGCCGTGGGCCTGACCCAGATCGACCAGGACCTGGTGGACCTGGGCCGCGTGTTCAGCGCGCCCAAGTGGAAGGTGTTCATGAAGATCCGCATTCCCAACGCCTATCCCTACATCCTGAGCGCGCTCAAGGTCACCGCCACGTCCGCGGTGGTGGGCGCCGTGGTGGGCGAGTTCGTGGCCTCCCAGAAGGGCCTGGGCTACGTGATCATCACCACGCAGAGCAGCATGAACACGCCGGCCGCGTTCGCCGCGCTGGTGTGGATCTCGGTGCTGGGCCTGCTGCTGTATGGCCTGGTCGCCGTCCTGTCCCGCCTGCTTGCGCCCTGGGCGGAAGAGGCGCCGCGCTGA
- a CDS encoding ABC transporter substrate-binding protein, with the protein MTPRIAVPVAAACAALLALMPAAASAQAKEKFTFALNWFAVGDHAAYWVALDKGYYAQRGLDVTLENSKGSGDSIAKVDTGRADAGLADAVPIISAASRGARVKMVGMVFDKTPMTFFSHADKPLLKPKDLEGKTVAAPPGDSQRLAFPAFARLNQIDPTKVTWVNIEPTAKVASIAEKRVDGVADYTTGQPFYDKAMGPGKAVRLQWADYGFDLYAMSIMAGEKTMADRPKQLKAFLEASYMGWRDVMANPKEALAIFKKRVPEIDVAIIEANMMMGFDLMRTKNYADNGIGWIDEKKMCASTEIVNTYMGLPKKVDCKTVFSTEFFTKVAMPLAVK; encoded by the coding sequence ATGACTCCCAGGATCGCCGTTCCCGTTGCCGCCGCCTGTGCGGCGCTTCTCGCGCTGATGCCGGCCGCTGCCTCCGCGCAGGCCAAGGAGAAGTTCACCTTCGCCCTCAACTGGTTTGCCGTGGGCGACCACGCCGCCTACTGGGTGGCGCTGGACAAGGGCTACTACGCCCAGCGCGGGCTGGATGTGACGCTGGAAAATTCCAAGGGTTCGGGCGACTCCATCGCCAAGGTCGACACCGGCCGCGCCGACGCCGGGCTGGCCGACGCGGTGCCCATCATCTCGGCCGCCTCGCGCGGCGCCCGGGTGAAGATGGTGGGCATGGTGTTCGACAAGACGCCGATGACCTTTTTCAGCCACGCCGACAAGCCGCTGCTCAAGCCCAAGGACCTCGAGGGCAAGACCGTCGCCGCGCCTCCAGGCGACAGCCAGCGCCTGGCCTTTCCGGCCTTCGCGCGCCTGAACCAGATCGACCCGACCAAGGTGACCTGGGTCAACATCGAGCCCACCGCCAAGGTGGCTTCGATCGCCGAGAAGCGCGTGGACGGCGTGGCCGACTACACCACCGGCCAGCCGTTCTACGACAAGGCCATGGGCCCGGGCAAGGCCGTGCGGCTGCAGTGGGCCGACTATGGCTTCGACCTGTACGCCATGTCCATCATGGCCGGCGAGAAGACCATGGCCGACAGGCCCAAGCAGCTGAAGGCCTTCCTCGAAGCCTCCTACATGGGCTGGCGCGACGTGATGGCCAACCCGAAGGAAGCGCTGGCGATCTTCAAGAAGCGCGTGCCCGAGATCGACGTGGCCATCATCGAGGCCAACATGATGATGGGCTTCGACCTGATGCGCACCAAGAACTACGCCGACAACGGCATCGGCTGGATCGACGAGAAGAAGATGTGCGCCTCCACCGAGATCGTGAACACCTACATGGGCCTGCCCAAGAAGGTGGATTGCAAGACGGTGTTCAGCACGGAGTTCTTCACCAAGGTGGCCATGCCGCTGGCCGTCAAGTAG
- a CDS encoding ABC transporter ATP-binding protein, with amino-acid sequence MIYQADSGPVEALRDISLRILEGEFVALVGPSGCGKSTLMRAIAGLRPVTSGRILVDGVPVEKPIPKVGMVFQAALLLKWRSVLDNVLLPVELSGGNPAQYRERALALLRMVGLGDFAAKRPGELSGGMQQRASLCRALIMDPPILLMDEPFGALDAMTRDEMNIELLRIWGESSTGGQRKTIVFVTHSIPEAVFLADRVVVMSPRPGRVSNIRTVEIPRPRSAETRADPELGRLSFELYTELSGATGRRETRSGPQW; translated from the coding sequence ATGATCTACCAGGCCGACAGCGGCCCGGTGGAAGCGCTGCGCGACATTTCCCTCCGGATCCTCGAAGGCGAGTTCGTGGCGCTGGTCGGGCCCAGCGGCTGCGGCAAGTCCACGCTGATGCGCGCCATCGCCGGGCTGCGCCCCGTGACCAGCGGCCGCATCCTGGTGGACGGCGTGCCGGTCGAAAAGCCGATCCCGAAAGTCGGCATGGTGTTCCAGGCCGCCCTGCTGCTCAAGTGGCGCTCGGTGCTGGACAACGTGCTGCTGCCGGTGGAGCTGTCCGGCGGCAACCCCGCGCAGTACCGCGAGCGCGCGCTCGCGCTGCTCAGGATGGTGGGCCTGGGCGACTTCGCCGCCAAGCGGCCCGGCGAACTCTCGGGCGGCATGCAGCAGCGCGCCTCGCTGTGCCGCGCCCTCATCATGGACCCGCCGATCCTGCTGATGGACGAGCCGTTCGGCGCGCTCGACGCCATGACGCGCGACGAGATGAACATCGAGCTCCTGCGCATCTGGGGCGAGAGCAGCACGGGCGGCCAGCGCAAGACCATCGTGTTCGTGACCCATTCGATTCCCGAGGCCGTGTTCCTGGCCGACCGCGTGGTCGTCATGTCGCCGCGTCCCGGCCGCGTGTCCAACATCCGCACGGTGGAGATCCCGCGCCCCCGGTCGGCTGAAACGCGGGCCGATCCGGAGCTCGGCCGCCTGTCCTTCGAGCTCTACACCGAACTCTCGGGCGCCACCGGCCGGCGCGAAACGCGCAGCGGCCCGCAGTGGTGA
- a CDS encoding sugar phosphate isomerase/epimerase family protein gives MRIALCNEVLAPLPFARQCEVAAALGYQGLEVAPFTLGEMPQHLSAVRRTGLRRAAQDAGIAVSGLHWLLRQPADLSITSPDAAVRARTLDTMRRQIELCADLGGSVLVHGSPAQRRLPPGGEAAARQRGIEAFAAVAAHAQAAGVTYCIEPLAPPEADFIHTVAEAAAIVQAIGQPGLRTMLDCCAAARAEAEPVPAVLARWLPTGLLAHVQVNDPNLRGPGQGSLGFAAILRMLRQHGYAGWVAVEPFDYHPDGPAAAARAIGYLHGLLEALD, from the coding sequence GTGCGCATCGCCCTGTGCAACGAGGTGCTGGCGCCGCTGCCGTTCGCCCGGCAGTGCGAAGTGGCGGCCGCGCTCGGCTACCAGGGGCTGGAGGTGGCGCCCTTCACGCTGGGCGAGATGCCGCAGCACCTGTCGGCCGTGCGGCGCACCGGCCTGCGCCGCGCGGCGCAGGACGCGGGCATCGCGGTGTCGGGCCTGCACTGGCTGCTGCGCCAGCCGGCGGATCTCTCCATCACCTCGCCCGATGCCGCGGTGCGCGCCCGCACGCTCGACACCATGCGCCGCCAGATCGAACTGTGCGCCGACCTCGGCGGCTCGGTGCTGGTGCATGGCTCGCCCGCGCAGCGGCGCCTGCCGCCGGGCGGGGAGGCCGCGGCGCGCCAGCGCGGCATCGAGGCCTTCGCCGCCGTGGCGGCCCACGCGCAGGCCGCGGGCGTCACCTACTGCATCGAACCGCTGGCACCGCCCGAGGCCGATTTCATCCACACCGTGGCGGAGGCTGCCGCCATCGTGCAGGCCATCGGCCAGCCCGGCCTGCGCACCATGCTCGATTGCTGCGCCGCCGCGCGCGCGGAAGCCGAGCCGGTGCCTGCGGTGCTGGCGCGCTGGCTGCCCACGGGCCTGCTGGCCCATGTGCAGGTGAACGACCCCAATCTGCGCGGCCCCGGCCAGGGCAGCCTCGGCTTCGCGGCCATTCTTCGCATGCTGCGCCAGCACGGCTATGCCGGCTGGGTGGCGGTGGAGCCCTTCGACTACCACCCCGATGGCCCCGCGGCTGCCGCGCGCGCCATCGGCTACCTCCACGGCCTGCTGGAGGCCCTTGACTGA
- a CDS encoding mandelate racemase, with the protein MSVAPRLKVLSIERFESPYRLRLPFRFGVITVTEGRQAIVRVRVRREDGREGTGYAAEALGAKWFDKNPALSDAQNHDQLRRALELAGEAYGVAPWLSAFDLYAHHYRELLEAGAACGLNPLVASYGPALLDRAVLDALCRIEGLSFGQALQHNLPGLRAHAIAPDLQDFALAPFLRGLAPSAVIAVRHTVGLLDPIVAADQMGGTRVNDGLPETLEEVVAAYGNRYFKLKVSGQAEADLERLCRIASVLDRLAEPYVVTLDGNEQYEDAEAIAALWGRMAAEPALQRLCASTLLIEQPIKRQMALAQPVAALARHKPVIIDESDGDLEAFPRARALGYTGVSSKACKGFYKSILNLARCRVWNQAAGRETYFMSAEDLTTQPGLSVQQDLALVSLLGITHVERNAHHFIDGFNGRPEAEADAYLAAHPDLYHRQGGRVRLRITRGQLALGSLACAGFGSAVEPHLAGTAPMPLADWPPTPKETA; encoded by the coding sequence ATGTCCGTTGCCCCCCGCCTGAAAGTCTTGTCGATCGAACGGTTCGAGTCGCCCTACCGGCTGCGCCTGCCGTTTCGCTTCGGCGTCATCACCGTGACGGAAGGCCGCCAGGCCATCGTGCGCGTGCGCGTGCGCCGCGAGGACGGCCGCGAGGGCACGGGCTACGCCGCCGAGGCGCTGGGCGCCAAGTGGTTCGACAAGAACCCGGCGCTGTCCGATGCGCAGAACCACGACCAGCTGCGCCGCGCGCTGGAGCTGGCCGGCGAGGCCTATGGCGTGGCGCCCTGGCTCAGCGCCTTCGACCTGTACGCCCACCACTACCGCGAACTGCTGGAGGCCGGCGCCGCTTGCGGCCTGAACCCGCTGGTGGCCAGCTACGGCCCGGCGCTGCTGGACCGCGCCGTGCTCGACGCGCTGTGCCGCATCGAGGGCCTGAGCTTCGGGCAGGCCCTGCAGCACAACCTGCCCGGCCTGCGCGCGCATGCCATCGCCCCCGATCTGCAGGACTTCGCGCTGGCGCCCTTTTTGCGCGGCCTCGCGCCCTCGGCCGTGATCGCGGTGCGCCACACCGTGGGCCTGCTCGACCCGATCGTGGCGGCCGACCAGATGGGCGGCACGCGCGTCAACGACGGCCTGCCCGAGACCCTGGAGGAGGTTGTGGCGGCCTACGGCAACCGCTACTTCAAGCTCAAGGTGTCGGGCCAGGCCGAGGCCGACCTGGAGCGCCTCTGCCGCATCGCCTCCGTGCTCGACCGGCTGGCCGAGCCCTACGTCGTCACGCTCGACGGCAACGAGCAGTACGAGGACGCCGAGGCCATCGCCGCGCTATGGGGCCGCATGGCCGCCGAGCCGGCGCTGCAGCGACTGTGCGCCTCGACGCTGCTGATCGAGCAGCCGATCAAGCGGCAAATGGCGCTGGCGCAGCCGGTGGCGGCGCTGGCGCGCCACAAGCCCGTCATCATCGACGAGTCCGACGGCGACCTCGAGGCCTTTCCCCGCGCGCGCGCGCTGGGCTACACCGGCGTCTCGTCCAAGGCCTGCAAGGGCTTCTACAAGTCGATCCTGAACCTGGCGCGCTGCCGGGTGTGGAACCAGGCCGCGGGCCGCGAGACGTACTTCATGTCGGCCGAGGACCTGACCACGCAGCCCGGCCTCTCGGTGCAGCAGGACCTCGCGCTGGTGAGCCTGCTCGGCATCACGCATGTGGAGCGCAACGCCCACCACTTCATCGACGGCTTCAACGGCCGCCCCGAGGCGGAGGCAGATGCCTATCTGGCGGCGCACCCGGACCTCTACCACCGCCAGGGCGGGCGGGTGCGCCTGCGCATCACGCGCGGGCAACTGGCGCTCGGCTCCCTGGCCTGCGCGGGCTTCGGCTCCGCGGTGGAGCCGCACCTGGCGGGCACCGCGCCCATGCCGCTTGCCGACTGGCCCCCCACCCCGAAGGAGACCGCATGA
- a CDS encoding amidase, whose protein sequence is MNDYEHHDGLGLARLVQQGEVTPQELLEAALARIAQHNPQLNAVVTPLYDAARAEIARGLPPGPFQGVPFLVKELVASVAGAATTSSSRLYAKQMPAADSEIVARLRRAGLVIAGKTNSPEFGLSPTTESLLYGITCNPWRTDLSPGGSSGGAAAAVASGMVPLAHATDGGGSIRIPASCCGLFGLKPTRARITAGPEGGEGLNGLAHQHVVSRSVRDSAALLDAVAGPMPGDPYMAVPPERPYLDEVGRAPGRLRIAYAKTAPTGVPLDAACVAAVEDAARLCEQLGHEVEEASPDYDAQAVERGFEMVFAANTTANIARATGGALPGQGLVEPMTQALAELGRGYGAAEYILNLQSLQRQARRIAGFFGRYDIWLTPTLAQTPRPIGYFGIESSDVRAWLAKLAAYLPFTYPFNITGQPAASVPLYWTADGLPIGCQFAARYGEEGLLLRLCAQLEAARPWFGRRPPMSGLHGH, encoded by the coding sequence ATGAACGACTACGAACACCACGACGGCCTGGGGCTGGCGCGCCTGGTGCAGCAGGGCGAGGTGACGCCGCAGGAGCTGCTGGAGGCTGCCCTGGCGCGCATCGCGCAGCACAACCCGCAACTCAACGCCGTGGTCACGCCCCTGTACGACGCCGCGCGCGCCGAGATCGCGCGCGGCCTGCCGCCGGGGCCGTTTCAGGGCGTGCCCTTCCTCGTCAAGGAACTCGTGGCGTCGGTGGCGGGCGCGGCCACCACCTCGTCGTCGCGCCTGTACGCGAAGCAGATGCCGGCGGCGGACAGCGAAATCGTGGCGCGCCTGCGCCGCGCCGGGCTGGTGATCGCCGGCAAGACCAACTCGCCCGAGTTCGGCCTCTCGCCCACCACCGAATCGCTGCTGTACGGCATCACGTGCAACCCCTGGCGCACCGACCTGTCGCCCGGCGGCTCCAGCGGCGGCGCGGCGGCGGCCGTGGCCTCGGGCATGGTGCCGCTGGCCCATGCCACCGACGGCGGCGGCTCGATCCGCATCCCGGCCTCGTGCTGCGGCCTGTTCGGCCTGAAGCCCACGCGGGCCCGCATCACCGCCGGCCCCGAGGGCGGCGAGGGCCTGAACGGCCTGGCGCACCAGCATGTGGTGAGCCGCAGCGTGCGCGACAGCGCCGCGCTGCTCGATGCGGTGGCCGGGCCGATGCCGGGCGACCCCTACATGGCGGTGCCGCCCGAGCGGCCCTACCTGGACGAAGTGGGCCGCGCGCCCGGGCGCCTGCGCATCGCCTACGCGAAGACCGCGCCCACCGGCGTGCCGCTGGACGCCGCCTGCGTGGCGGCCGTGGAAGATGCCGCGCGCCTGTGCGAGCAACTGGGCCATGAGGTGGAAGAAGCCTCACCCGACTACGACGCGCAGGCGGTGGAGCGCGGCTTTGAAATGGTGTTCGCCGCCAACACCACGGCCAACATCGCGCGCGCCACGGGCGGCGCCCTGCCCGGCCAGGGCCTGGTGGAGCCGATGACCCAGGCGCTGGCCGAGCTGGGCCGCGGCTACGGCGCGGCCGAGTACATCCTCAACCTGCAGTCGCTGCAGCGCCAGGCGCGCCGCATCGCGGGCTTCTTCGGCCGCTACGACATCTGGCTCACGCCGACGCTGGCGCAGACGCCGCGCCCGATCGGCTACTTCGGCATCGAGTCGAGCGACGTGCGGGCCTGGCTGGCCAAGCTGGCGGCCTACCTGCCGTTCACCTATCCGTTCAACATCACGGGCCAGCCCGCGGCCTCGGTGCCGCTGTACTGGACGGCCGACGGCCTGCCCATCGGCTGCCAGTTCGCGGCGCGCTATGGCGAGGAGGGGCTGCTGCTGCGCCTGTGCGCGCAACTCGAAGCGGCGCGGCCGTGGTTCGGGCGGCGCCCTCCGATGAGCGGCCTGCATGGACACTGA